One part of the Carassius gibelio isolate Cgi1373 ecotype wild population from Czech Republic chromosome B6, carGib1.2-hapl.c, whole genome shotgun sequence genome encodes these proteins:
- the LOC127959929 gene encoding protein cordon-bleu isoform X2, which translates to MDIQEDLIDRDITLNVLLPGGQETTATVHGSKPVMDVLVTLCAQHHLVPSDHVIKLVSTNQNHINFKPNSMIGSLEFERVVLQTKGCDNKKKPHVPVATVRLLVNYKKSHKAVVRVNPTVPLVELMPIVCEKCEFDPDATILLRTYQSEEPLDLTKTLNDYGIRELYAKDIKVVPNYPADPVSTHKGGEEEQKSSVKEKNHRGKGNKGFFGLFKKNKKTPEQAMIGSAPNSPERNGQRVDRVNGVNGHSALPMVPADMPKKRRAPRPPMTASQSVACGHHTTDFSDPPESDSARKQGHLSRIFSTESSLKRTKRRAPPPPCDGPTPSDSDNKEDAQGDEKSSNKYRAHIAGYCPAITKVMSELAESLQERQQRTLSSTNSCISQQQLAEDSSKGLFSEHHTPEAELKALSGCQLLRNPSEREGLTTFTVVPQRRQQSRQCFEVALNLQTPDTAKAEQELCPGDPDALENPDALENPITELPEAVPTEPFKNGCKGSDKSNPLPEVVHPEEQENQAWTDVESENLELKDEEDQCIHPEDMELESSESPLRGVGNLEHLGSTMNNLELKGTWVSQSEAADKLADMSPIDPKSGPVKQEEMEEDALVETGEEKDWVEEYKERRRKFQGAGGYNDGLKKLDVWGRIQREFTNMQEETTMQEMGFPSPPPPVYWDDNNSENKEDEENRREQEMQTYDEDLDQYANLDSKPRCAPYLHYSKPKSHSTQTNSDPGTTSADNNCSSNPEPHRTSILSKSHSSFDPCPSTTVSLFALAVFQKAKRSKPGLDPNCSRRQELPRNTHIFDVNFDAF; encoded by the exons CAATTTCAAACCCAACTCCATGATTGGCTCTCTTGAGTTTGAAAGAGTTGTCCTGCAAACTAAAGGATGTGATAACAAGAAGAAACCCCATGTTCCTGTG GCAACAGTTCGTCTTCTGGTTAACTACAAGAAGTCTCATAAGGCAGTAGTACGAGTCAATCCTACAGTGCCGCTGGTTGAGCTGATGCCCATAGTGTGTGAGAAGTGTGAGTTCGACCCTGATGCCACCATCTTACTGAGGACATATCAATCAGAGGAACCTCTGGATCTCACCAAAACACTCAATGACTATGGAATCAGGGAGCTGTATGCCAAAGACATTAAAG tggtacCAAACTATCCTGCTGATCCTGTATCAACCCATAAAG GTGGTGAGGAAGAACAGAAATCCTCAGTTAAAGAAAAGAACCACAGAGGGAAGGGAAACAAAGGTTTCTTTGGATTATTCAAGAAGAACAAGAAAACACCTGAGCAG GCTATGATTGGCAGTGCTCCGAACTCTCCTGAACGGAACGGCCAGCGTGTGGACAGGGTGAATGGTGTTAATGGTCACTCAGCCTTACCCATGGTCCCTGCCGACATGCCAAAGAAGAGACGCGCTCCACGGCCTCCTATGACGGCGTCCCAGAGTGTCGCCTGTGGGCATCACACCACTGACTTTTCCGACCCACCAGAGAGTGACTCTGCTAGAAAACAG GGTCACCTCAGTCGTATCTTTTCCACCGAGTCCTCCCTTAAAAGGACTAAACGGAGAGCTCCGCCCCCTCCATGTGATGGCCCCACCCCATCCGATTCAGACAACAAag AGGATGCTCAAGGGGATGAAAAGAGTTCAAACAAATACAGAGCTCACATTGCTGGCTACTGCCCTGCAATCACTAAAGTTATGAGTGAACTTGCCGAATCTCTGCAGGAACGCCAACAGAGAACACTATCTTCTACAAA TTCTTGTATATCCCAGCAGCAGCTAGCAGAAGATTCTTCTAAGGGTTTGTTTTCTGAGCATCACACCCCTGAGGCTGAGCTTAAGGCACTTTCTGGCTGTCAGCTGCTGAGAAACCCCTCTGAGAGAGAAGGTTTGACCACATTCACCGTGGTTCCCCAGAGACGTCAGCAGAGCAGGCAATGTTTTGAGGTGGCGCTTAACTTACAGACACCTGACACTGCTAAAGCCGAACAAGAGCTGTGCCCTGGAGACCCAGATGCACTAGAGAACCCCGATGCACTTGAGAACCCCATTACAGAGCTTCCAGAAGCAGTCCCAACTGAACCTTTTAAAAATGGGTGCAAGGGTTCAGATAAAAGCAACCCCTTACCAGAGGTTGTACATCCTGAGGAGCAAGAGAATCAAGCTTGGACAGATGTAGAGAGTGAGAATTTGGAACTTAAAGATGAAGAGGACCAATGTATTCATCCAGAAGACATGGAGCTGGAGAGTTCAGAATCGCCCCTAAGAGGTGTTGGTAATCTAGAACATTTAGGCAGTACAATGAATAATCTAGAACTAAAAGGCACTTGGGTTTCTCAATCAGAAGCAGCTGATAAACTTGCTGACATGTCCCCAATCGATCCAAAGTCAGGCCCTGTGAAGCAAGAGGAGATGGAAGAAGATGCTTTGGTGGAAACTGGAGAAGAAAAGGATTGGGTAGAAGAATACAAAGAGAGGAGAAGAAAGTTTCAAGGTGCTGGTGGGTATAATGATGGTTTGAAAAAGTTAGATGTTTGGGGAAGGATTCAAAGAGAATTTACAAACATGCAAGAAGAGACAACAATGCAAGAAATGGGCTTCCCATCACCTCCACCTCCTGTCTACTGGGATGACAATAATAGTGAAAATAAAGAAGATGAAGAAAACAGGCGCGAGCAGGAAATGCAGACGTACGATGAAGACCTTGACCAGTATGCGAACTTGGACTCAAAGCCCAGATGTGCGCCTTATCTGCACTACTCCAAACCGAAATCCCACTCTACCCAAACTAACAGTGATCCAGGCACCACTAGTGCTGACAATAACTGCAGCTCTAATCCAGAACCTCATAGAACCTCCATTTTATCTAAATCGCATTCAAGCTTTGACCCCTGCCCCTCTACAACCGTGTCTCTTTTCGCcttggctgttttccagaaagcgAAGCGCTCCAAACCAGGGCTGGATCCTAACTGCTCCAGGAGACAGGAGCTgcccagaaacacacaca TTTTTGACGTAAACTTTGATGCGTTCTAG
- the LOC127959929 gene encoding protein cordon-bleu isoform X1, whose amino-acid sequence MDIQEDLIDRDITLNVLLPGGQETTATVHGSKPVMDVLVTLCAQHHLVPSDHVIKLVSTNQNHINFKPNSMIGSLEFERVVLQTKGCDNKKKPHVPVATVRLLVNYKKSHKAVVRVNPTVPLVELMPIVCEKCEFDPDATILLRTYQSEEPLDLTKTLNDYGIRELYAKDIKVVPNYPADPVSTHKGGEEEQKSSVKEKNHRGKGNKGFFGLFKKNKKTPEQAMIGSAPNSPERNGQRVDRVNGVNGHSALPMVPADMPKKRRAPRPPMTASQSVACGHHTTDFSDPPESDSARKQGHLSRIFSTESSLKRTKRRAPPPPCDGPTPSDSDNKVEDAQGDEKSSNKYRAHIAGYCPAITKVMSELAESLQERQQRTLSSTNSCISQQQLAEDSSKGLFSEHHTPEAELKALSGCQLLRNPSEREGLTTFTVVPQRRQQSRQCFEVALNLQTPDTAKAEQELCPGDPDALENPDALENPITELPEAVPTEPFKNGCKGSDKSNPLPEVVHPEEQENQAWTDVESENLELKDEEDQCIHPEDMELESSESPLRGVGNLEHLGSTMNNLELKGTWVSQSEAADKLADMSPIDPKSGPVKQEEMEEDALVETGEEKDWVEEYKERRRKFQGAGGYNDGLKKLDVWGRIQREFTNMQEETTMQEMGFPSPPPPVYWDDNNSENKEDEENRREQEMQTYDEDLDQYANLDSKPRCAPYLHYSKPKSHSTQTNSDPGTTSADNNCSSNPEPHRTSILSKSHSSFDPCPSTTVSLFALAVFQKAKRSKPGLDPNCSRRQELPRNTHIFDVNFDAF is encoded by the exons CAATTTCAAACCCAACTCCATGATTGGCTCTCTTGAGTTTGAAAGAGTTGTCCTGCAAACTAAAGGATGTGATAACAAGAAGAAACCCCATGTTCCTGTG GCAACAGTTCGTCTTCTGGTTAACTACAAGAAGTCTCATAAGGCAGTAGTACGAGTCAATCCTACAGTGCCGCTGGTTGAGCTGATGCCCATAGTGTGTGAGAAGTGTGAGTTCGACCCTGATGCCACCATCTTACTGAGGACATATCAATCAGAGGAACCTCTGGATCTCACCAAAACACTCAATGACTATGGAATCAGGGAGCTGTATGCCAAAGACATTAAAG tggtacCAAACTATCCTGCTGATCCTGTATCAACCCATAAAG GTGGTGAGGAAGAACAGAAATCCTCAGTTAAAGAAAAGAACCACAGAGGGAAGGGAAACAAAGGTTTCTTTGGATTATTCAAGAAGAACAAGAAAACACCTGAGCAG GCTATGATTGGCAGTGCTCCGAACTCTCCTGAACGGAACGGCCAGCGTGTGGACAGGGTGAATGGTGTTAATGGTCACTCAGCCTTACCCATGGTCCCTGCCGACATGCCAAAGAAGAGACGCGCTCCACGGCCTCCTATGACGGCGTCCCAGAGTGTCGCCTGTGGGCATCACACCACTGACTTTTCCGACCCACCAGAGAGTGACTCTGCTAGAAAACAG GGTCACCTCAGTCGTATCTTTTCCACCGAGTCCTCCCTTAAAAGGACTAAACGGAGAGCTCCGCCCCCTCCATGTGATGGCCCCACCCCATCCGATTCAGACAACAAag TAGAGGATGCTCAAGGGGATGAAAAGAGTTCAAACAAATACAGAGCTCACATTGCTGGCTACTGCCCTGCAATCACTAAAGTTATGAGTGAACTTGCCGAATCTCTGCAGGAACGCCAACAGAGAACACTATCTTCTACAAA TTCTTGTATATCCCAGCAGCAGCTAGCAGAAGATTCTTCTAAGGGTTTGTTTTCTGAGCATCACACCCCTGAGGCTGAGCTTAAGGCACTTTCTGGCTGTCAGCTGCTGAGAAACCCCTCTGAGAGAGAAGGTTTGACCACATTCACCGTGGTTCCCCAGAGACGTCAGCAGAGCAGGCAATGTTTTGAGGTGGCGCTTAACTTACAGACACCTGACACTGCTAAAGCCGAACAAGAGCTGTGCCCTGGAGACCCAGATGCACTAGAGAACCCCGATGCACTTGAGAACCCCATTACAGAGCTTCCAGAAGCAGTCCCAACTGAACCTTTTAAAAATGGGTGCAAGGGTTCAGATAAAAGCAACCCCTTACCAGAGGTTGTACATCCTGAGGAGCAAGAGAATCAAGCTTGGACAGATGTAGAGAGTGAGAATTTGGAACTTAAAGATGAAGAGGACCAATGTATTCATCCAGAAGACATGGAGCTGGAGAGTTCAGAATCGCCCCTAAGAGGTGTTGGTAATCTAGAACATTTAGGCAGTACAATGAATAATCTAGAACTAAAAGGCACTTGGGTTTCTCAATCAGAAGCAGCTGATAAACTTGCTGACATGTCCCCAATCGATCCAAAGTCAGGCCCTGTGAAGCAAGAGGAGATGGAAGAAGATGCTTTGGTGGAAACTGGAGAAGAAAAGGATTGGGTAGAAGAATACAAAGAGAGGAGAAGAAAGTTTCAAGGTGCTGGTGGGTATAATGATGGTTTGAAAAAGTTAGATGTTTGGGGAAGGATTCAAAGAGAATTTACAAACATGCAAGAAGAGACAACAATGCAAGAAATGGGCTTCCCATCACCTCCACCTCCTGTCTACTGGGATGACAATAATAGTGAAAATAAAGAAGATGAAGAAAACAGGCGCGAGCAGGAAATGCAGACGTACGATGAAGACCTTGACCAGTATGCGAACTTGGACTCAAAGCCCAGATGTGCGCCTTATCTGCACTACTCCAAACCGAAATCCCACTCTACCCAAACTAACAGTGATCCAGGCACCACTAGTGCTGACAATAACTGCAGCTCTAATCCAGAACCTCATAGAACCTCCATTTTATCTAAATCGCATTCAAGCTTTGACCCCTGCCCCTCTACAACCGTGTCTCTTTTCGCcttggctgttttccagaaagcgAAGCGCTCCAAACCAGGGCTGGATCCTAACTGCTCCAGGAGACAGGAGCTgcccagaaacacacaca TTTTTGACGTAAACTTTGATGCGTTCTAG
- the LOC127959929 gene encoding protein cordon-bleu isoform X4 — protein MDIQEDLIDRDITLNVLLPGGQETTATVHGSKPVMDVLVTLCAQHHLVPSDHVIKLVSTNQNHINFKPNSMIGSLEFERVVLQTKGCDNKKKPHVPVATVRLLVNYKKSHKAVVRVNPTVPLVELMPIVCEKCEFDPDATILLRTYQSEEPLDLTKTLNDYGIRELYAKDIKGGEEEQKSSVKEKNHRGKGNKGFFGLFKKNKKTPEQAMIGSAPNSPERNGQRVDRVNGVNGHSALPMVPADMPKKRRAPRPPMTASQSVACGHHTTDFSDPPESDSARKQGHLSRIFSTESSLKRTKRRAPPPPCDGPTPSDSDNKVEDAQGDEKSSNKYRAHIAGYCPAITKVMSELAESLQERQQRTLSSTNSCISQQQLAEDSSKGLFSEHHTPEAELKALSGCQLLRNPSEREGLTTFTVVPQRRQQSRQCFEVALNLQTPDTAKAEQELCPGDPDALENPDALENPITELPEAVPTEPFKNGCKGSDKSNPLPEVVHPEEQENQAWTDVESENLELKDEEDQCIHPEDMELESSESPLRGVGNLEHLGSTMNNLELKGTWVSQSEAADKLADMSPIDPKSGPVKQEEMEEDALVETGEEKDWVEEYKERRRKFQGAGGYNDGLKKLDVWGRIQREFTNMQEETTMQEMGFPSPPPPVYWDDNNSENKEDEENRREQEMQTYDEDLDQYANLDSKPRCAPYLHYSKPKSHSTQTNSDPGTTSADNNCSSNPEPHRTSILSKSHSSFDPCPSTTVSLFALAVFQKAKRSKPGLDPNCSRRQELPRNTHIFDVNFDAF, from the exons CAATTTCAAACCCAACTCCATGATTGGCTCTCTTGAGTTTGAAAGAGTTGTCCTGCAAACTAAAGGATGTGATAACAAGAAGAAACCCCATGTTCCTGTG GCAACAGTTCGTCTTCTGGTTAACTACAAGAAGTCTCATAAGGCAGTAGTACGAGTCAATCCTACAGTGCCGCTGGTTGAGCTGATGCCCATAGTGTGTGAGAAGTGTGAGTTCGACCCTGATGCCACCATCTTACTGAGGACATATCAATCAGAGGAACCTCTGGATCTCACCAAAACACTCAATGACTATGGAATCAGGGAGCTGTATGCCAAAGACATTAAAG GTGGTGAGGAAGAACAGAAATCCTCAGTTAAAGAAAAGAACCACAGAGGGAAGGGAAACAAAGGTTTCTTTGGATTATTCAAGAAGAACAAGAAAACACCTGAGCAG GCTATGATTGGCAGTGCTCCGAACTCTCCTGAACGGAACGGCCAGCGTGTGGACAGGGTGAATGGTGTTAATGGTCACTCAGCCTTACCCATGGTCCCTGCCGACATGCCAAAGAAGAGACGCGCTCCACGGCCTCCTATGACGGCGTCCCAGAGTGTCGCCTGTGGGCATCACACCACTGACTTTTCCGACCCACCAGAGAGTGACTCTGCTAGAAAACAG GGTCACCTCAGTCGTATCTTTTCCACCGAGTCCTCCCTTAAAAGGACTAAACGGAGAGCTCCGCCCCCTCCATGTGATGGCCCCACCCCATCCGATTCAGACAACAAag TAGAGGATGCTCAAGGGGATGAAAAGAGTTCAAACAAATACAGAGCTCACATTGCTGGCTACTGCCCTGCAATCACTAAAGTTATGAGTGAACTTGCCGAATCTCTGCAGGAACGCCAACAGAGAACACTATCTTCTACAAA TTCTTGTATATCCCAGCAGCAGCTAGCAGAAGATTCTTCTAAGGGTTTGTTTTCTGAGCATCACACCCCTGAGGCTGAGCTTAAGGCACTTTCTGGCTGTCAGCTGCTGAGAAACCCCTCTGAGAGAGAAGGTTTGACCACATTCACCGTGGTTCCCCAGAGACGTCAGCAGAGCAGGCAATGTTTTGAGGTGGCGCTTAACTTACAGACACCTGACACTGCTAAAGCCGAACAAGAGCTGTGCCCTGGAGACCCAGATGCACTAGAGAACCCCGATGCACTTGAGAACCCCATTACAGAGCTTCCAGAAGCAGTCCCAACTGAACCTTTTAAAAATGGGTGCAAGGGTTCAGATAAAAGCAACCCCTTACCAGAGGTTGTACATCCTGAGGAGCAAGAGAATCAAGCTTGGACAGATGTAGAGAGTGAGAATTTGGAACTTAAAGATGAAGAGGACCAATGTATTCATCCAGAAGACATGGAGCTGGAGAGTTCAGAATCGCCCCTAAGAGGTGTTGGTAATCTAGAACATTTAGGCAGTACAATGAATAATCTAGAACTAAAAGGCACTTGGGTTTCTCAATCAGAAGCAGCTGATAAACTTGCTGACATGTCCCCAATCGATCCAAAGTCAGGCCCTGTGAAGCAAGAGGAGATGGAAGAAGATGCTTTGGTGGAAACTGGAGAAGAAAAGGATTGGGTAGAAGAATACAAAGAGAGGAGAAGAAAGTTTCAAGGTGCTGGTGGGTATAATGATGGTTTGAAAAAGTTAGATGTTTGGGGAAGGATTCAAAGAGAATTTACAAACATGCAAGAAGAGACAACAATGCAAGAAATGGGCTTCCCATCACCTCCACCTCCTGTCTACTGGGATGACAATAATAGTGAAAATAAAGAAGATGAAGAAAACAGGCGCGAGCAGGAAATGCAGACGTACGATGAAGACCTTGACCAGTATGCGAACTTGGACTCAAAGCCCAGATGTGCGCCTTATCTGCACTACTCCAAACCGAAATCCCACTCTACCCAAACTAACAGTGATCCAGGCACCACTAGTGCTGACAATAACTGCAGCTCTAATCCAGAACCTCATAGAACCTCCATTTTATCTAAATCGCATTCAAGCTTTGACCCCTGCCCCTCTACAACCGTGTCTCTTTTCGCcttggctgttttccagaaagcgAAGCGCTCCAAACCAGGGCTGGATCCTAACTGCTCCAGGAGACAGGAGCTgcccagaaacacacaca TTTTTGACGTAAACTTTGATGCGTTCTAG
- the LOC127959929 gene encoding protein cordon-bleu isoform X3 — protein sequence MDIQEDLIDRDITLNVLLPGGQETTATVHGSKPVMDVLVTLCAQHHLVPSDHVIKLVSTNQNHINFKPNSMIGSLEFERVVLQTKGCDNKKKPHVPVATVRLLVNYKKSHKAVVRVNPTVPLVELMPIVCEKCEFDPDATILLRTYQSEEPLDLTKTLNDYGIRELYAKDIKVVPNYPADPVSTHKGGEEEQKSSVKEKNHRGKGNKGFFGLFKKNKKTPEQAMIGSAPNSPERNGQRVDRVNGVNGHSALPMVPADMPKKRRAPRPPMTASQSVACGHHTTDFSDPPESDSARKQGHLSRIFSTESSLKRTKRRAPPPPCDGPTPSDSDNKVEDAQGDEKSSNKYRAHIAGYCPAITKVMSELAESLQERQQRTLSSTNSCISQQQLAEDSSKGLFSEHHTPEAELKALSGCQLLRNPSEREGLTTFTVVPQRRQQSRQCFEVALNLQTPDTAKAEQELCPGDPDALENPDALENPITELPEAVPTEPFKNGCKGSDKSNPLPEVVHPEEQENQAWTDVESENLELKDEEDQCIHPEDMELESSESPLRGVGNLEHLGSTMNNLELKGTWVSQSEAADKLADMSPIDPKSGPVKQEEMEEDALVETGEEKDWVEEYKERRRKFQGAGGYNDGLKKLDVWGRIQREFTNMQEETTMQEMGFPSPPPPVYWDDNNSENKEDEENRREQEMQTYDEDLDQYANLDSKPRCAPYLHYSKPKSHSTQTNSDPGTTSADNNCSSNPEPHRTSILSKSHSSFDPCPSTTVSLFALAVFQKAKRSKPGLDPNCSRRQELPRNTHSN from the exons CAATTTCAAACCCAACTCCATGATTGGCTCTCTTGAGTTTGAAAGAGTTGTCCTGCAAACTAAAGGATGTGATAACAAGAAGAAACCCCATGTTCCTGTG GCAACAGTTCGTCTTCTGGTTAACTACAAGAAGTCTCATAAGGCAGTAGTACGAGTCAATCCTACAGTGCCGCTGGTTGAGCTGATGCCCATAGTGTGTGAGAAGTGTGAGTTCGACCCTGATGCCACCATCTTACTGAGGACATATCAATCAGAGGAACCTCTGGATCTCACCAAAACACTCAATGACTATGGAATCAGGGAGCTGTATGCCAAAGACATTAAAG tggtacCAAACTATCCTGCTGATCCTGTATCAACCCATAAAG GTGGTGAGGAAGAACAGAAATCCTCAGTTAAAGAAAAGAACCACAGAGGGAAGGGAAACAAAGGTTTCTTTGGATTATTCAAGAAGAACAAGAAAACACCTGAGCAG GCTATGATTGGCAGTGCTCCGAACTCTCCTGAACGGAACGGCCAGCGTGTGGACAGGGTGAATGGTGTTAATGGTCACTCAGCCTTACCCATGGTCCCTGCCGACATGCCAAAGAAGAGACGCGCTCCACGGCCTCCTATGACGGCGTCCCAGAGTGTCGCCTGTGGGCATCACACCACTGACTTTTCCGACCCACCAGAGAGTGACTCTGCTAGAAAACAG GGTCACCTCAGTCGTATCTTTTCCACCGAGTCCTCCCTTAAAAGGACTAAACGGAGAGCTCCGCCCCCTCCATGTGATGGCCCCACCCCATCCGATTCAGACAACAAag TAGAGGATGCTCAAGGGGATGAAAAGAGTTCAAACAAATACAGAGCTCACATTGCTGGCTACTGCCCTGCAATCACTAAAGTTATGAGTGAACTTGCCGAATCTCTGCAGGAACGCCAACAGAGAACACTATCTTCTACAAA TTCTTGTATATCCCAGCAGCAGCTAGCAGAAGATTCTTCTAAGGGTTTGTTTTCTGAGCATCACACCCCTGAGGCTGAGCTTAAGGCACTTTCTGGCTGTCAGCTGCTGAGAAACCCCTCTGAGAGAGAAGGTTTGACCACATTCACCGTGGTTCCCCAGAGACGTCAGCAGAGCAGGCAATGTTTTGAGGTGGCGCTTAACTTACAGACACCTGACACTGCTAAAGCCGAACAAGAGCTGTGCCCTGGAGACCCAGATGCACTAGAGAACCCCGATGCACTTGAGAACCCCATTACAGAGCTTCCAGAAGCAGTCCCAACTGAACCTTTTAAAAATGGGTGCAAGGGTTCAGATAAAAGCAACCCCTTACCAGAGGTTGTACATCCTGAGGAGCAAGAGAATCAAGCTTGGACAGATGTAGAGAGTGAGAATTTGGAACTTAAAGATGAAGAGGACCAATGTATTCATCCAGAAGACATGGAGCTGGAGAGTTCAGAATCGCCCCTAAGAGGTGTTGGTAATCTAGAACATTTAGGCAGTACAATGAATAATCTAGAACTAAAAGGCACTTGGGTTTCTCAATCAGAAGCAGCTGATAAACTTGCTGACATGTCCCCAATCGATCCAAAGTCAGGCCCTGTGAAGCAAGAGGAGATGGAAGAAGATGCTTTGGTGGAAACTGGAGAAGAAAAGGATTGGGTAGAAGAATACAAAGAGAGGAGAAGAAAGTTTCAAGGTGCTGGTGGGTATAATGATGGTTTGAAAAAGTTAGATGTTTGGGGAAGGATTCAAAGAGAATTTACAAACATGCAAGAAGAGACAACAATGCAAGAAATGGGCTTCCCATCACCTCCACCTCCTGTCTACTGGGATGACAATAATAGTGAAAATAAAGAAGATGAAGAAAACAGGCGCGAGCAGGAAATGCAGACGTACGATGAAGACCTTGACCAGTATGCGAACTTGGACTCAAAGCCCAGATGTGCGCCTTATCTGCACTACTCCAAACCGAAATCCCACTCTACCCAAACTAACAGTGATCCAGGCACCACTAGTGCTGACAATAACTGCAGCTCTAATCCAGAACCTCATAGAACCTCCATTTTATCTAAATCGCATTCAAGCTTTGACCCCTGCCCCTCTACAACCGTGTCTCTTTTCGCcttggctgttttccagaaagcgAAGCGCTCCAAACCAGGGCTGGATCCTAACTGCTCCAGGAGACAGGAGCTgcccagaaacacacaca GTAATTGA